In one Myxocyprinus asiaticus isolate MX2 ecotype Aquarium Trade chromosome 29, UBuf_Myxa_2, whole genome shotgun sequence genomic region, the following are encoded:
- the LOC127419655 gene encoding myoD family inhibitor domain-containing protein 2-like — MSKVVVSEVRRLSTISEKDVDPGAESVSSVSAGNIERAGSNASLCSHEKPSVESSTFTSFESHQPDTADDCATILLACLYCRFYEVIAMLPDTCERVLIHCFPSYKYFSATSEQSKGKDFCSCNMDFDCGLMSSCQETSELLELAMEISEVCYR; from the exons ATGAGTAAAGTTGTGGTTAGTGAAGTGAGAAGGCTGAGCACCATCTCGGAGAAAGATGTGGACCCCGGAGCCGAGTCGGTCTCTTCAGTGTCCGCAGGGAACATTGAACGGGCAGGATCCAATGCGTCTCTCTGCTCGCATGAGAAGCCAAGCGTGGAGAGCAGCACCTTCACCTCCTTTGAGTCCCATCAGCCTGACACTGCAG ACGACTGTGCCACTATCCTGCTGGCATGTCTCTACTGCCGGTTCTATGAGGTCATCGCCATGTTGCCTGATACTTGTGAGAGGGTGCTTATCCATTGCTTCCCCTCTTATAAGTATTTTAGTGCAACCAGTGAGCAGTCGAAAGGAAAAGACTTCTGCAGCTGCAACATGGACTTTGACTGTGGACTCATGAGCTCTTGTCAGGAGACCAGTGAGTTACTGGAGCTGGCTATGGAGATATCAGAGGTCTGCTACCGCTAA